From the Meriones unguiculatus strain TT.TT164.6M chromosome 12, Bangor_MerUng_6.1, whole genome shotgun sequence genome, one window contains:
- the Mrps24 gene encoding small ribosomal subunit protein uS3m, with protein sequence MASSAAVRRLGVRALACSRELPCAWRALHTSAVCAKNRAARVRVSKGDKPVCYDEAHAPHYIAHRKGWLSLHTGNLDGEDHAAERTLEDVFLRKFMRGTFPGCLADKIVLKRRANQLDICALVLRQLPPHKFYFLVGYSETLLSHFYKCPVRLHLQTVPSKVVYKYI encoded by the exons ATGGCGTCGTCCGCGGCCGTCCGTAGGCTGGGCGTGCGG GCGCTGGCCTGCAGCCGGGAGCTGCCTTGCGCGTGGCGCGCCCTGCACACCTCCGCCGTCTGCGCCAAG AACCGGGCGGCGCGAGTCCGCGTGTCCAAGGGGGACAAGCCGGTGTGCTACGACGAGGCGCACGCCCCGCACTACATCGCTCACCGCAAGGGCTGGCTGTCGCTGCACACAG GTAACCTGGATGGAGAAGATCACGCGGCGGAGAGAACGCTGGAGGACGTTTTCCTTCGGAAGTTTATGCGGGGCACCTTCCCGGGCTGCCTGGCCGACAAGATTGTTCTGAAGCGCCGGGCCAACCAACTGGATATCTGTGCCCTGGTTCTGAGGCAGCTGCCCCCGCACAAATTCTACTTCCTTGTGGGCTACAGTGAGACTCTGCTGTCACACTTCTATAAGTGTCCCGTGCGACTCCACCTTCAAACCGTGCCCTCCAAGGTCGTGTACAAGTACATATAA